The following proteins are co-located in the Arctopsyche grandis isolate Sample6627 chromosome 3, ASM5162203v2, whole genome shotgun sequence genome:
- the LOC143909384 gene encoding rhomboid-related protein 2-like gives MAPISIIDEKHTTLSLKKSIYRNDSIKDEFFKGKHRTTPNVARKIVPKSLDSLPNAAWDSKDSSSVLINKLDDASCVKETSNNDNSNLYKSPSELNLFDQNLSYLPQSRRSSCKFIALPNEEVEDEKDKYYSAYDHLICPRSNTTASFDESSTSPKNFKNTVKPKFKTEKPLFKFLCPPYFILLVGLIEICVYFFGDDETKQLLMYSPYHRHEVWRFISYMLLHSGVTHLTLNIIIQTLLATPLELEQGWWRCAGVYIGGGIAGALGASVMQPSLYMVGASAGVYALLVSHVANVLVQHSEVKYKYYRLFSVAVLAGSDIAFSIAHYHFASENVSPIGWAAHCAGAVTGISIGLLIYKGCDKQNIYIKAATWLSLLLLLTGVVISILLNIFYIKS, from the exons ATGGCGCCGATTAGCATAATCGACGAAAAGCACACAACTCTTTCGCTGAAAAAGTCAATATATCGTAACGACTCAATCAAAGACGAATTCTTTAAAGGAAAGCATCGAACTACTCCAAATGTAGCTAGAAAAATCGTGCCAAAATCATTAGACAGCCTTCCTAATGCTGCATGGGACTCGAAAGACAGTAGCAGcgttttgataaataaattagacGATGCTTCATGTGTCAAAGAAACATCGAACAATGACAATTCCAATTTGTACAAATCACCGAGTGAACTGAATCTGTTCGACCAAAATTTATCATATCTGCCACAAAGCCGAAGATCGTCATGCAAGTTTATAGCATTACCTAATGAAGAAGTCGAagatgaaaaagataaatattattCAGCGTACGACCACCTTATATGTCCACGTTCAAATACAACGGCTAGCTTTGATGAATCATCAACATCtcccaaaaattttaaaaacaccgTTAAACCCAAATTCAAGACTGAAAAACCACTCTTCAAATTTCTGTGCCCGCCATATTTCATACTACTAGTCGGATTAATTGAg ATATGTGTTTACTTCTTTGGTGATGATGAGACTAAACAACTTCTAATGTATTCTCCATATCATAGACATGAAGTTTGGAGATTTATATCATATATGCTTCTTCATTCTGGTGTAACTCATTTAAcacttaatattattatacag ACATTGTTAGCAACACCGTTGGAACTAGAGCAAGGTTGGTGGAGATGTGCCGGAGTATACATCGGAGGTGGAATAGCTGGAGCATTAGGTGCTTCTGTTATGCAGCCGTCTTTGTACATGGTAGGTGCATCTGCAGGGGTGTATGCACTTTTGGTATCTCATGTGGCTAATGTTTTAGTG CAACACAGTGAAGTGAAATATAAATACTACAGATTATTCAGTGTGGCTGTATTAGCCGGTTCTGATATTGCATTCTCCATTGCACATTATCATTTTGCATCAGAGAATGTTTCTCCGATAGGTTGGGCGGCACACTGTGCCGGAGCTGTCACCGGAATTAGTATAGGTCTTCTTATTTACAAAG GTTGtgataaacaaaatatttatattaaagcaGCAACCTGGTTATCACTGTTGCTGCTACTGACTGGAGTTGTAATATCAATAttgctaaatattttttatattaaatcatga
- the LOC143908965 gene encoding uncharacterized protein LOC143908965, producing MRFSSENPFVTSFTAIVTIAALSSAHPHGSHSVRSDSRSDKTMAQVDIFSPYLPITERRKVCLYKEITYDEGVTVVTDEPCLKCKCLRGSLVCYLRVCPILPDPPPAQCVLLLRKGACCSELICEDRGIHTNHISRAEIGAEEFPLNKTSYGDGCITNGTLYASGSAMWTDRPCEYCYCIAGKERCVRPRCLPSPDGCAPRRAPHSCCPVRYECIHEYPPSSTTTMSSTISHETKIKGCVVDGIIYPEGDKVTTLIKSRCDNCFCMRGLIRCVPLSCAPPLLGCTPIILPGECCASSYNCSKRIADLANGNELLTSSDSDYRNLDHDTIINERSFPDNTLLTPSQIAEILSSSDGRIIRKIENNSTKLADTKIKPTANITVSALTDITKNTTYSTTESTTTEFNEFSTQDIEFTTWTELTLTNDEIAFSSLPNAENKTKNSDIIVNATEQTDSKIDEENIALDKSKTFINDTVNCTTEISMLDLNATKNNLTVIKNDANESFSFNDTQERILSISGIENEYDSKTEESQIIIDSSKENSSFIETSTNININPKFPSTSLIIPKDNDIFMVNVSTYVRTNNSVVTLRPVAVIPPDIEALLNISLKKNHQKDDYYDYDYKSSLPPSLPNLEIIPFLAIDAVVKSDEIELEKTKEIDHYATAYPTLDEEKTYLGSFSTIPREKYNATAYPYITSDTYNPTTFPPYTEEKYFGSPTNYPQLHLNNFNRNQVIYKQHINDKFQATTYKTILNDKFPESRYGIDKFDATVYPSLTIEDSQTDNPTFAFNSHNLFSPPSETEGGFLPRDPPLLNSYFNMGYSGSKDIPNPVTDSSLMVTDQTKPNSDDCVSNGRQYKNGELITEANACVVCFCYYGDIHCQDPECPAIKPGCRRIIEKGKNSCCGIEICNEQKEITSPPTKLLEKDIVSQKPSEIVTISDRIDKVDPFKDVIRTEPAPDLESLIDDMLAYSTSSTTTKKSPSVKKSTINPITTTEQSSPVYRPTTPIYFNTSRSDEIKTVTEREFKPTEYFNNNKSTTEFIETTTVEDLTTDDEEESIFSFDNVLKILLGDTSETTTKRLVTTSTTKRPSTTTSRVANIGTRFPVTPVTTKSILTTAANFFKNTYKYSFSKPNRTASPISLAHKNFTKPPKYTTKQPSVYPTVRYTKPKYAYTTTTAPLVTQAFKKMPYPHFTPGTEPISKKPTTTQMDSSLPFGAGLLKLAGCNIYGRMYRVGRIISELSGPCLECMCTEVGVQCTPLTC from the exons TGTGCTTATACAAAGAAATAACATATGACGAAGGCGTCACTGTGGTCACAGATGAACCATGCCTGAAGTGCAAATGTCTTCGTGGTTCGTTGGTGTGTTATCTTCGAGTATGTCCTATACTACCTGATCCTCCACCGGCCCAGTGTGTTTTGTTACTACGGAAGGGTGCTTGTTGCTCAGAACTGATATGCGAGG ACAGAGGCATACACACTAATCACATAAGTAGAGCTGAAATAGGTGCCGAAGAATTTCCGCTGAATAAAACTTCTTACGGAGATG GATGTATTACAAATGGAACTTTGTATGCAAGTGGTTCAGCTATGTGGACAGATCGTCCCTGTGAGTATTGCTACTGCATTGCTGGTAAAGAAAGATGCGTTCGCCCCCGTTGTTTACCATCTCCTGATGGATGTGCACCTCGTCGTGCTCCACACTCTTGCTGTCCAGTACGCTACGAATGTATTCACGAATATCCCCCTTCATCTACTACGACTATGTCATCTACAATTTCACATGAAACTAAAATTAAgg GCTGTGTAGTAGATGGAATTATTTATCCAGAAGGAGATAAAGTAAcgacattaattaaatcaagATGTGATAACTGTTTTTGTATGCGAGGTTTAATTCGGTGTGTTCCATTGTCTTGTGCTCCACCACTACTAGGATGTACTCCAATAATATTACCAGGAGAATGTTGTGCAAGCAGCTATAATTGTA GCAAACGTATTGCAGATTTGGCGAACGGAAATGAACTTCTTACTTCATCTGATTCTGACTATAGAAATCTTGATCATGATACTATTATAAATGAGAGATCATTTCCTGATAATACCCTTTTGACTCCATCACAAATAGCCGAAATATTGTCAAGCAGTGATGGacgaataataagaaaaattgaaaacaattccACGAAGTTGGCTGATACTAAAATTAAACCAACCGCCAATATTACAGTATCTGCACTTACtgacattacaaaaaatactacatattcaACAACGGAATCGACAACGACtgaatttaatgaattttcCACTCAAGATATTGAATTTACAACATGGACAGAACTCACATTGACAAATGATGAAATAGCTTTTAGTAGTCTGCCTAATGCtgaaaataaaaccaaaaattcTGATATTATAGTTAATGCAACAGAACAAACCGATAGTAAAATTGATGAAGAAAATATTGCATTAGACAAATctaaaacttttataaatgaTACTGTGAATTGTACAACTGAAATAAGCATGTTAGATTTAAATGCAACTAAGAATAATCTGACAGTAATTAAAAACGATGCAAACGAATCTTTTAGTTTCAATGACACTCAAGAAAGAATATTATCTATATCTGGAATTGAAAACGAATATGATAGCAAAACAGAAGAATCACAAATTATAATTGACTCATCCAAAGAAAATTCTAGTTTCATTGAAACATCAACTAATATTAACATCAACCCAAAGTTTCCTTCGACGTCGCTTATAATTCCAAAagataatgatatttttatggTGAATGTTTCCACATACGTACGCACAAACAATAGTGTGGTTACATTAAGACCAGTGGCTGTAATTCCTCCGGATATAGAAGCTTTATTAAACATCAGCTTGAAAAAGAACCATCAAAAAGATGATTActatgattatgattataaaTCTTCACTACCACCATCTTTACCCAATTTAga AATTATACCCTTCCTTGCGATTGATGCCGTTGTAAAATCAGACGAAATAGAACTTGAAAAAACTAAAGAAATTGATCACTACGCGACTGCTTATCCTACATTGGATGAGGAAAAAACTTATTTGGGATCATTCTCAACAATACCACGAGAGAAATATAATGCTACAGCATATCCTTATATTACAAGTGATACTTACAACCCTACAACTTTCCCTCCATATACTGAAGAAAAATATTTCGGAAGTCCTACCAACTATCCTCAATTACatctaaataatttcaatagaaatcaAGTTATTTACAAACAACATATTAATGACAAATTTCAAGCCACTACTTATAAAACCATTTTAAATGACAAATTCCCCGAAAGTCGATACGGAATAGATAAATTTGATGCCACCGTTTATCCATCACTGACTATAGAAGACTCCCAAACAGATAATCCTACGTTTGCATTTAACTCTCACAATTTATTTTCACCCCCATCAGAAACTGAAg GTGGATTTTTACCACGTGATCCTCCATTGCTTAATTCTTACTTTAATATGGGATATTCAGGTTCTAAAGATATCCCAAATCCTGTCACTGACAGTTCTTTAATGGTTACTGATCAAACCAAACCAAATTCTG atgattGTGTATCTAATGGTCGACAATATAAAAATGGTGAATTAATAACGGAAGCAAATGCGTGTGTCGTTTGTTTCTGTTATTATGGAGATATACATTGTCAAGATCCAGAGTGTCCTGCAATAAAACCAGGATGTCGACGTATCAtcgaaaaaggaaaaaattcTTGTTGTGGAATCGAAATTTGCA atGAACAAAAAGAAATCACCTCTCCCCCTACTAAGCTATTAGAGAAAGATATTGTATCTCAAAAACCTTCTGAAATAGTTACAATTTCTGATCGAATCGATAAAGTAGATCCTTTCAAAGATGTCATTCGAACTGAACCAGCTCCTGATTTGGAATCGCTCATCGACGATATGTTGGCATATTCAACCAGTTCTACAACTACTAAGAAATCTCCATCAGTGAAAAAATCTACAATAAATCCCATTACAACCACAGAGCAAAGTTCTCCAGTTTACAGACCGACTACACCCATATATTTTAACACGAGCAGAAGTGATGAAATCAAAACGGTCACTGAAAGAGAATTTAAACCAactgaatattttaataacaataaatcaaCTACTGAATTCATCGAAACAACAACTGTAGAAGATTTGACAACAGACGATGAAGAAGAAAGCATTTTCTCTTTTGATAATGTGCTGAAGATTCTGTTGGGAGATACATCAGAAACAACTACGAAGCGATTAGTAACAACTTCTACAACTAAACGGCCATCTACAACAACATCAAGAGTGGCAAACATAGGCACACGCTTCCCAGTCACACCAGTTACAACAAAATCGATATTAACAACAGCAgcaaactttttcaaaaatacttataaatattcattttccaAGCCGAATAGAACTGCAAGCCCCATTTCATTAGCTCATAAAAACTTTACAAAACCTCCAAAATACACTACAAAACAACCTTCAGTGTATCCAACGGTGAGGTATACAAAACCCAAATATGCCTATACAACAACTACAGCTCCGTTAGTTACTCAGGCTTTTAAGAAAATGCCATATCCTCACTTCACACCTGGAACTGAACCCATTTCGAAGAAGCCGACGACCACGCAAATGGACTCTTCACTTCCATTTGGTGCCGGATTGTTGAAGTTGGCCGGCTGCAACATTTACGGACGGATGTACCGTGTTGGCAGGATAATATCTGAACTTTCAGGTCCTTGCCTAGAGTGTATGTGCACTGAAGTTGGCGTGCAGTGTACACCGCTGACTTGTTAA